A single Longimicrobiales bacterium DNA region contains:
- a CDS encoding TonB-dependent receptor: protein MSIQGQLGTVQGGVHDQDGAGVYGATVSLYQGEIRRYAAGTDRLGSFRISEVRPGSYQVRVQGLAYAEYEETIDVGLSATIELDLQVEQRALQLEGLSVEAERSRERARFEEIGGATVRELNLDQVRLIPGVAEPDPVRAIEVLPGVVSTSDYSASFHVRGGSQDQNLILLDGIPMFSPFHLGGLFSVFNADMIDRVELQSGGFPAEHGGRVSSVLDIESDAGRGEFGVDAAVSLLSTRVAVGGKVSEGVANALGQESIRYKVSARRSYFDILFKPAFDFPYNLTDVQTFVEGWTKRGDRLTFTGYTGRDVFDLASVDSGFPLRIDWDWGNDAIGFGWTRPRRGGGSLDVRTNFSRFKTGLVFPDFGDTDFRSQIQQAQVRVDLDTRPTPHWAVQVGGAAERLSYENSFITGGTKFGGALGTGSLYGAYAQARWTKPRAWLLEIGARADGFQPSSGEAILEVSPRLAVKRFVKNGDIAFKLAAGRYTQFIHSLRDEELPLGLDIWVIAGERAPHTVSDQIQFGVEGYHDIDWFWSVESYYRKFDGVVSLNWADNPNDELDDILSGRGTSWGADFMLRKETGDVTGWVAVSYLEAERTFPDPLSPITPAPEITFAPIFDRRVDVDFVLRYPAPFGWEGGLRWNFGSGIPYTRALGSYSYYTSRYVAGGGLDWTGSEDDLEGQGGYGVVLGDRNGVRYPNYHRLDASFRRTFAKSWGSMTPYVNLVNAYNQRNVLFYFYEYNLDPPTRSGISMFPVLPTIGLEISFR, encoded by the coding sequence ATGTCCATTCAGGGTCAGCTCGGAACTGTCCAGGGTGGGGTTCATGATCAGGATGGCGCCGGCGTATATGGTGCCACGGTCTCCCTCTATCAGGGCGAGATTCGTCGCTATGCGGCGGGTACGGATCGTCTCGGCTCTTTTCGGATTTCTGAGGTGCGCCCGGGCTCCTACCAGGTGCGAGTTCAAGGTCTCGCCTATGCCGAGTATGAGGAGACCATCGACGTCGGGCTCAGCGCCACAATCGAGCTCGATCTTCAGGTAGAGCAGCGCGCCCTCCAGCTCGAAGGCCTGTCGGTCGAGGCAGAACGGAGCCGGGAGCGCGCGCGCTTCGAGGAGATCGGCGGCGCGACGGTTCGGGAACTGAATCTTGATCAGGTCCGGCTGATCCCAGGGGTGGCGGAGCCAGACCCGGTCCGAGCCATCGAGGTCTTGCCCGGTGTGGTGTCGACGTCTGATTACTCGGCATCGTTCCACGTCCGCGGAGGCTCTCAGGATCAGAATCTGATCCTGCTGGACGGCATCCCGATGTTCTCGCCGTTTCATCTGGGCGGTCTTTTCTCCGTTTTCAACGCGGACATGATCGACCGCGTCGAGTTGCAGTCCGGGGGCTTCCCCGCTGAGCACGGGGGCCGTGTCTCTTCGGTCCTTGATATCGAGAGTGATGCGGGACGGGGAGAGTTCGGCGTCGATGCCGCTGTGTCACTGCTTTCCACTCGAGTCGCGGTGGGTGGCAAGGTGTCGGAGGGCGTCGCTAATGCCCTGGGTCAGGAGAGCATCCGCTACAAGGTGTCGGCTCGTCGATCGTACTTCGACATTCTCTTCAAGCCGGCCTTCGACTTCCCGTACAACCTGACTGACGTACAGACGTTCGTCGAAGGTTGGACCAAGAGAGGGGATCGCCTGACGTTCACTGGTTATACCGGCCGTGACGTCTTTGATCTTGCCAGCGTCGACTCTGGCTTCCCGCTCCGGATCGACTGGGACTGGGGGAACGACGCGATCGGGTTCGGATGGACTCGACCTCGCAGAGGTGGAGGCTCCCTCGATGTGCGAACGAACTTCAGTCGTTTTAAGACCGGCCTCGTCTTCCCTGACTTCGGTGACACGGACTTCCGCAGCCAGATCCAGCAGGCCCAGGTCCGCGTCGATCTCGACACCCGACCTACGCCCCATTGGGCGGTGCAGGTTGGAGGCGCTGCCGAGCGACTCTCCTATGAGAATAGCTTCATTACAGGAGGGACGAAGTTCGGCGGCGCTCTTGGGACCGGTTCTCTCTATGGCGCTTACGCGCAGGCACGGTGGACGAAGCCCAGAGCGTGGTTGCTCGAGATCGGGGCCCGGGCCGACGGATTTCAGCCCAGCTCAGGCGAGGCGATCCTCGAGGTGTCCCCACGCCTCGCAGTGAAGCGATTCGTGAAGAACGGTGACATCGCCTTCAAGCTCGCGGCGGGTCGATACACGCAGTTCATCCACTCGCTGCGTGACGAGGAACTTCCACTTGGCCTCGACATCTGGGTCATCGCCGGTGAGCGAGCTCCCCACACCGTCTCCGATCAGATCCAGTTCGGAGTGGAAGGCTATCACGACATCGACTGGTTCTGGTCTGTCGAGAGCTATTATCGGAAATTCGATGGCGTTGTGTCGCTGAATTGGGCTGACAATCCGAACGACGAACTCGATGACATCCTGAGTGGTCGCGGCACGTCATGGGGTGCGGACTTCATGCTGCGCAAGGAAACCGGCGATGTGACCGGCTGGGTGGCCGTCTCCTATCTGGAGGCTGAGCGGACCTTTCCTGACCCGCTCTCTCCGATCACGCCGGCTCCGGAGATCACTTTCGCGCCGATCTTCGACAGGCGCGTCGATGTCGACTTCGTGCTCCGCTACCCCGCCCCATTCGGCTGGGAGGGAGGGCTACGCTGGAACTTCGGTAGTGGGATCCCATACACCCGAGCTCTCGGGTCGTACTCCTACTACACGTCGCGCTACGTGGCGGGCGGGGGGCTCGACTGGACCGGCTCCGAGGACGACCTCGAGGGCCAAGGCGGCTACGGGGTGGTGTTGGGAGATCGAAATGGAGTTCGCTACCCGAACTACCACCGGCTAGACGCGAGTTTTCGAAGGACGTTTGCGAAATCCTGGGGATCCATGACGCCCTACGTGAACCTGGTGAACGCCTATAACCAGCGGAACGTCCTGTTCTACTTCTACGAGTACAACCTCGATCCGCCAACTCGCTCGGGGATTTCGATGTTCCCCGTACTTCCCACGATCGGCCTGGAGATTTCTTTCCGATGA